One Anopheles marshallii chromosome 3, idAnoMarsDA_429_01, whole genome shotgun sequence genomic region harbors:
- the LOC128712485 gene encoding uncharacterized protein LOC128712485 encodes MKWLVLAFALVAAISWAHGSVVKSVFVGTGTDEYVYQYELDVTTGVMEPEYGSMYRVKAQMHIRPDPSGNGTFVYFDDPKVFLYTGHLPMPVEPTAENYTQYAKQAEAFIQPFYVTYDKFGLVQEVFTTKTDVLWSVNLKKGVAALLQLPVDKFPAKKFVKPFVFTETEESIYGKVNVTYAVHSLDGQKVHVLKTPDYESFTHLPYDVYSNVEPFHVYHNISTFDSVVPVVEYEMIFNRDGVSVVKAHSESTKYLQPFTVQGQKQFITTKQTIVFRNTVAPSKTFEFSGFPMYHYVHYETSESVFEETYPTLATITPVVDISTVGPKVQVMLYEAVQYLQENQITNQETETKHGLAITRIIEALKSFTVEHYGQFWTVLTKSTTPKDLMAVDIFYKVLPSVGTKYSVQFVMDMVKNHKVKESVASGMLFSLGVNVRAPSVELLHSVEDFMNFPEYVKPDVAHAAILTFGTMVYKTFQHEKYSTEIEKYIKVYYKHLKEAKTFEEQLVWLHGLKNIQLGTVGELLVPLVKGEPVLDLAYDRHLQVHVIYALMQIMEHEHDTLFEVVFPIVTDDTLPIELRVAAVKVIVSMEDVHYCSKLVAFMTVETNVHLYSYFITTIRSLVNSDVHFDTDFYHYLQHVVTEFVHYDPAVATKAFFYDYVDVQQKVGSIIRGNMVADVKHNNMNQFYISFAPYVMDHVYDLYSVYVKFEGVHNPLTLLLPKLFNVDPKTINEPITHSHNNVPVHVEFTFMANGKVVYTKYFNEETIKQFYSYTYLTILKTLQYQFTTVLNVAEVELYTPTYDGVPVKVALKMPLVSQFKYNVVVPSTTNQNEVTLTINSFFRMWMHGYYGVSVYNPFALTWQGTRRVQAFDFHVPLVFDVIFNFQQNSFKLVWSKHTNEVFNVVGFKSHVKTQVYARPDTEVDYLKSTCPVCFHYETVTAVPVPKKKDVVLYEAHSKYTGLHFYLSAFDVEVTPTVKYFKSLNDIFASELFHDLEHVTVFDFVTKYFTWFYTTVLSPKPTSFGVVGYVNPCKVYPFDKVEFTFKVDSEAISHKLWTTPDFRQYVKFTAVFKKTDVVVNHWDVNVYYTHEYGTFFKTVNMQITHQTPGEKNMNICIDWVKNVVPESVTGKLSYFHGYSYDHKCVKDDMVVSIEYAGVQSDVQKNFTYVTSYHSVPTYFYQQCVPRDLPQFEDYSVPVTHECVSMHSTVRKYLYTVDYQHVYPVYEEFVKPFWFWVKHVGPAYYPQVEQFHFVPENRFVVEVEYPMYYTYPIVDVVVKSAYETVAFDHVPYYDFVWMFQPDSTVFTKYFDVMKFFGNVNSCVVNPVYEYAPYHYTVSKTPVFNEWVLYASDHPVSYTWAVYVQKLEKNHVAFKLVLNGHSVVVQPLFGKQYENTGKKYTFTVDSELMYALEHGSVDVYPFKYYYVYDTIVFNVPHVSLYVVYDGYQVKIETPTMNNVTFYGQCYA; translated from the exons ATGAAGTGGTTAGTGTTAG CCTTTGCCCTTGTGGCGGCTATTAGCTGGGCCCATGGTAGTGTCGTGAAGAGTGTCTTCGTGGGCACTGGCACTGACGAGTACGTGTATCAGTACGAGCTGGATGTGACGACCGGTGTGATGGAACCGGAGTACGGTTCAATGTACCGCGTGAAAGCCCAAATGCATATCCGACCAG ACCCTTCTGGAAACGGAACATTTGTGTACTTCGACGATCCGAAGGTGTTTCTGTACACGGGTCATCTGCCAATGCCGGTAGAACCTACGGCAGAGAACTACACCCAGTACGCCAAGCAAGCGGAAGCGTTCATTCAACCATTCTACGTGACTTACGATAAGTTTGGACTGGTGCAGGAGGTGTTCACCACCAAGACGGACGTACTATGGAGCGTGAATCTGAAGAAAGGAGTCGCCGCTCTGTTGCAGCTTCCAGTCGACAAGTTCCCGGCGAAGAAGTTTGTCAAACCATTCGTGTTCACCGAAACGGAAGAATCCATTTATGGAAAGGTGAATGTCACCTATGCTGTACACTCCCTCGACGGACAGAAAGTCCATGTACTGAAGACACCGGACTATGAATCGTTTACTCATCTGCCGTACGATGTGTACTCCAATGTTGAACCGTTCCATGTCTATCACAACATTAGCACATTTGATTCTGTGGTCCCAGTGGTGGAATATGAGATGATCTTCAATCGGGATGGTGTGAGCGTTGTCAAAGCGCACTCCGAAAGCACCAAGTACTTGCAACCATTCACCGTTCAGGGTCAGAAGCAATTTATCACGACTAAACAGACAATCGTGTTCCGGAATACTGTTGCTCCCAGCAAGACGTTTGAGTTCTCCGGATTCCCA ATGTACCACTACGTGCACTATGAAACGTCCGAGTCGGTCTTTGAGGAAACTTATCCCACCCTTGCCACCATCACACCGGTTGTAGACATTTCTACCGTTGGCCCCAAGGTTCAGGTGATGCTGTATGAAGCTGTCCAGTATCTGCAG GAAAATCAAATCACGAACCAGGAAACCGAAACTAAACACGGGCTAGCGATCACACGCATCATTGAAGCTCTGAAATCGTTTACCGTTGAGCACTACGGCCAGTTCTGGACCGTGCTGACCAAGTCAACCACCCCGAAGGATTTGATGGCAGTGGACATTTTCTACAAGGTGCTCCCATCCGTCGGCACGAAGTACTCCGTACAGTTCGTGATGGATATGGTAAAGAACCACAAAGTGAAGGAATCGGTCGCGTCCGGCATGCTGTTCTCGCTCGGCGTCAACGTACGTGCGCCGTCCGTAGAGCTTCTGCACAGTGTCGAAGACTTCATGAACTTCCCCGAATACGTGAAGCCAGATGTGGCTCACGCTGCCATCCTAACTTTCGGTACCATGGTGTACAAGACGTTCCAGCACGAAAAGTACTCGACGGAGATCGAAAAGTACATTAAGGTGTACTACAAACATCTGAAGGAAGCGAAAACGTTCGAGGAGCAGCTGGTTTGGTTGCACGGTTTGAAGAACATTCAGCTGGGAACGGTCGGAGAACTGTTGGTGCCGCTCGTTAAAGGTGAACCGGTGTTGGATCTGGCGTACGATCGTCACCTGCAGGTGCATGTGATTTATGCGCTGATGCAAATTATGGAGCACGAGCACGACACGCTCTTCGAGGTCGTATTCCCGATTGTGACCGATGATACGCTGCCTATTGAGCTGCGTGTGGCCGCTGTCAAGGTGATCGTCTCGATGGAAGATGTACACTACTGTTCGAAGCTTGTTGCCTTCATGACAGTGGAAACGAACGTTCATCTCTACTCGTACTTTATCACCACCATAAGAAGCCTGGTCAACTCGGATGTTCACTTCGACACTGACTTCTACCACTATCTGCAGCACGTCGTCACCGAGTTCGTCCACTACGATCCGGCAGTAGCGACAAAGGCTTTCTTCTACGATTACGTTGATGTGCAGCAGAAGGTAGGCAGCATCATTCGCGGTAATATGGTCGCCGATGTCAAGCACAACAATATGAACCAGTTCTACATTAGCTTCGCTCCTTACGTGATGGATCACGTATACGATCTCTACTCGGTGTATGTCAAGTTCGAGGGAGTTCACAATCCGCTCACGCTCTTGTTGCCTAAACTGTTCAATGTTGATCCGAAAACGATCAACGAACCGATTACGCACAGTCACAACAATGTTCCCGTACACGTCGAATTTACGTTCATGGCCAACGGTAAGGTTGTGTACACGAAGTACTTCAACGAGGAAACGATCAAGCAGTTCTACAGTTACACCTATCTGACGATCCTCAAGACGTTGCAGTATCAGTTTACGACCGTGCTAAACGTGGCAGAAGTCGAGCTGTATACACCGACGTATGACGGAGTGCCGGTTAAGGTTGCGCTGAAGATGCCGCTCGTGTCCCAGTTCAAGTACAACGTAGTGGTACCATCGACGACCAATCAGAACGAGGTGACGCTCACCATCAACAGCTTCTTCCGCATGTGGATGCACGGATACTACGGTGTATCGGTGTACAATCCGTTCGCCCTAACCTGGCAAGGTACGCGTCGCGTGCAAGCGTTCGACTTCCACGTCCCGCTAGTGTTCGATGTCATCTTCAACTTCCAGCAGAACTCGTTCAAGCTCGTCTGGAGCAAGCACACCAACGAGGTGTTCAATGTGGTCGGCTTCAAATCGCACGTCAAGACACAGGTTTACGCTAGACCAGACACGGAGGTGGACTATCTGAAATCCACTTGCCCTGTGTGCTTCCACTACGAAACGGTAACGGCCGTACCGGTACCAAAGAAGAAGGATGTTGTACTGTACGAAGCCCATTCTAAGTACACTGGACTGCATTTCTATCTGTCGGCGTTCGACGTGGAAGTTACACCAACGGTCAAATACTTCAAGTCGCTAAACGACATTTTCGCGTCGGAACTGTTCCACGACCTCGAGCACGTAACCGTGTTTGACTTTGTGACGAAGTACTTCACCTGGTTCTATACGACCGTGTTGTCCCCGAAACCCACGAGCTTCGGTGTTGTCGGATACGTTAACCCGTGCAAAGTCTATCCCTTCGATAAGGTAGAGTTCACGTTCAAGGTAGACAGCGAAGCAATCTCACACAAACTGTGGACCACACCGGACTTCCGTCAATACGTCAAGTTCACGGCCGTCTTTAAGAAGACGGATGTTGTCGTTAACCATTGGGACGTTAACGTGTACTACACGCACGAGTATGGAACGTTCTTCAAAACGGTCAACATGCAGATAACGCACCAAACCCCGGGTGAGAAGAACATGAACATCTGCATCGACTGGGTGAAGAACGTTGTGCCAGAGTCGGTTACCGGAAAGCTTTCGTACTTCCACGGTTACTCGTACGATCACAAATGCGTCAAGGATGATATGGTGGTGTCTATCGAATACGCCGGTGTACAGTCGGATGTGCAGAAGAACTTCACGTACGTTACGTCGTACCATAGCGTCCCTACGTACTTCTACCAGCAGTGTGTACCGCGCGACTTGCCCCAGTTTGAAGACTACTCCGTACCGGTTACGCACGAATGTGTTAGTATGCACAGCACCGTCCGTAAGTATCTCTATACCGTCGACTACCAGCATGTCTACCCGGTGTACGAGGAGTTTGTTAAGCCGTTCTGGTTCTGGGTGAAGCACGTCGGACCGGCCTACTACCCGCAGGTTGAACAGTTCCACTTTGTGCCGGAGAACCGGTTCGTTGTGGAAGTGGAGTATCCGATGTACTACACCTACCCGATTGTGGATGTCGTAGTAAAGTCGGCGTACGAAACGGTTGCGTTCGATCACGTACCATACTACGACTTTGTGTGGATGTTCCAACCCGACAGTACCGTGTTCACCAA GTACTTTGACGTGATGAAGTTCTTCGGCAATGTAAACAGCTGCGTTGTTAACCCTGTGTACGAATACGCTCCCTATCACTACACCGTCAGCAAGACGCCGGTCTTCAACGAATGGGTTCTTTACGCTTCCGACCATCCTGTCTCATACACCTGGGCCGTTTATGTGCAGAAGCTGGAAAAGAACCATGTT GCCTTCAAGCTCGTCCTAAACGGTCACAGCGTCGTAGTTCAACCCCTGTTCGGAAAGCAGTACGAAAATACCGGCAAGAAGTACACCTTCACGGTTGATAGCGAGCTGATGTACGCCCTGGAGCATGGTAGCGTCGATGTGTACCCGTTCAAATACTACTACGTGTACGATACGATTGTCTTTAACGTACCACACGTTTCGCTCTACGTGGTTTACGATGGCTATCAGGTGAAGATCGAAACACCTACAATGAATAATGTTACATTCTATGGCCAGTGCTATGCGTAA
- the LOC128712486 gene encoding uncharacterized protein LOC128712486, whose translation MIVKAVVLLLCCAAGLLRGEQVRYDNYRVYEVAIADQMQLEALQHLERFPNGYLFWESPVQTNMKLNIVVPPHKYAEFDELSQQLALAHRLRVPNLQQLIDEESPQRSRRAFGWEEYQTLEDIYSWIDEKVAEFPAIVSVETIGKSYEDRDMKVVKISYKQGNPGIFLESNIHAREWITSATVTWLMNEFFTSTAPEVRELAENYDWYILPVVNPDGFNYTKTTNRMWRKNRYPHNVLCYGVDMNRNFPGHWMEGGASSIPCTDTYAGPEPGSEAETQNIMNYFESVKEKVHAYLSFHSYGQYILFPYGHQNAEYSENYYDMMEMGEAAAVAIYNRFGTPYEFGTTADVLYIASGSSPDWAHGTHGTPIAATFEFRDNGYHGFILPPEQIIPNAMEVLDGLVAFFRKGKELGYFNVILLALLLVTVSGELVRYDNYHLFRLPITDKGQLEVLQQLEQRNDGFFFLEPPTQVRMNVSVLVPPSRLGEYFQLVNNEHLASQLATTNFQAILDAENPPRKSKRSETFGWDEYQTLDAIYEWIEGLVLQYPAILTVQTIGQTYEGRDMKVVKLSQQSGNPGIFLEANIHAREWITSATATWLLNELLTSSEPAVQELATSYDWYILPVANPDGFHYTKTTNRLWRKNRYPHNVLCAGVDLNRNFPYHWMEGGASQVPCNDIYAGPEPASEIETRNTIEYYATIADRIEFHLQFHSYGQYILLPYGYQDADYPENYPDQMEIAEAAAIGFASRYNTAYTFGTIADVLYVDSGSTTDWAHGYHRTPLSMCFEFRDNGPYGFVLPADQIIPNSQETLDALIAMLAKAKTMGYFQRIINKERPARKKAEGFGWDDYHTLEEIYAWVDEMVNQYSSVLSVETIGQTYEKRDMKVIKLSYKPGNQGIFIDANIHAREWITSASITWILNELLTSEDVRVRHIAENYDWYIVPVANPDGFAYTHTTERLWRKTRTQHNLLCYGTDPNRNFNHQWNNGGTSTTPCSDTYSGTAPESEIEVSNLTSFIRSIAANVKLSLSIHSRGQYVLFPFGYNNAPRAYNYQDLLQIGQRASVDMYKLYNKPYRVGTTADVLYVASGISVDWAFAVAGIPLSYTFELRDQVEFGFILPADQIVPNAEELLEAFVAMIDEAKILGYM comes from the exons ATGATCGTTAAAGCTGTTGTACTgctgctgtgctgtgctgcCGGGTTGCTCCGTGGGGAGCAAGTCCGGTACGATAACTACCGCGTGTATGAAGTGGCGATCGCGGATCAAATGCAACTGGAAGCTCTCCAACATCTGGAGCGTTTCCCGAATGGA taccTCTTTTGGGAATCGCCTGTGCAGACAAATATGAAGCTTAACATTGTTGTGCCACCGCACAAGTATGCCGAGTTTGATGAGCTTAGCCAACAGCTGGCGTTAGCGCACCGTTTGAGGGTTCCGAATCTCCAACA GCTCATCGATGAGGAGAGTCCGCAACGATCGAGACGTGCCTTTGGTTGGGAGGAATATCAAACGCTGGAAGACATTTACAGCTGGATCGATGAAAAGGTGGCCGAATTCCCGGCGATCGTTTCGGTAGAGACGATTGGCAAGTCGTACGAGGATCGTGATATGAAGGTGGTCAAGATTTCGTACAAGCAGGGCAACCCGGGCATCTTTCTCGAGTCGAACATTCACGCACGTGAATGGATCACGTCTGCCACCGTAACCTGGCTGATGAACGAGTTCTttacctccaccgcaccggagGTGCGTGAGCTGGCGGAAAACTACGACTGGTACATCCTGCCGGTGGTTAATCCCGATGGGTTTAACtacaccaaaaccaccaaccgAATGTGGCGCAAGAATCGCTACCCGCACAATGTGCTTTGCTACGGTGTGGACATGAACCGTAACTTCCCCGGCCATTGGATGG AGGGCGGTGCATCGTCTATCCCCTGTACCGACACGTACGCCGGACCGGAACCGGGTTCCGAGGCCGAAACGCAAAACATTATGAACTACTTCGAGAGCGTGAAAGAGAAGGTGCACGCCTACCTGTCGTTCCATTCGTACGGTCAGTACATACTCTTCCCGTACGGTCATCAAAACGCGGAATACTCCGAAAACTACTACGACATGATGGAGATGGGTGAAGCGGCCGCTGTCGCCATTTACAATCGGTTCGGTACGCCGTATGAGTTCGGTACCACGGCTGATGTGTTGT ATATTGCCTCCGGATCGTCACCGGATTGGGCCCACGGTACGCACGGTACACCGATTGCTGCCACCTTCGAGTTCCGCGACAACGGTTATCATGGATTCATTCTGCCCCCGGAGCAGATCATTCCGAACGCGATGGAGGTGCTGGACGGCCTGGTGGCATTCTTCCGCAAGGGCAAGGAGCTCGGTTACTTTAATGT CATTTTGCTTGCCCTACTGTTGGTCACCGTATCCGGGGAGTTGGTACGGTACGATAACTACCATCTGTTTCGGTTGCCAATTACTGACAAGGGGCAACTTGAAGTGCTGCAGCAACTGGAGCAACGGAACGATGGA ttttttttcctagaaCCACCTACACAAGTTCGTATGAATGTCAGCGTTCTTGTACCGCCAAGCAGGCTGGGTGAATACTTTCAGCTGGTAAACAACGAACATCTTGCCTCACAACTGGCCACCACCAATTTCCAAGCTATTCTTGATGCGGAAAACCCACCTAGAAAATCGAAACGCAGTGAAACTTTCGGCTGGGATGAGTACCAAACGCTCGATGCCATTTACGAATGGATCGAGGGGCTAGTGCTGCAGTACCCTGCCATTCTCACCGTGCAAACTATTGGACAAACGTACGAGGGTCGTGACATGAAGGTTGTGAAGCTTTCCCAACAGTCTGGAAATCCGGGAATCTTTCTCGAGGCTAACATACATGCACGCGAATGGATCACCTCTGCAACGGCCACCTGGCTACTGAATGAGCTTCTCACATCTTCCGAACCGGCGGTACAGGAACTTGCCACTTCCTACGACTGGTACATACTTCCGGTAGCCAATCCGGACGGGTTCCATTACACCAAGACGACCAATCGACTGTGGCGCAAGAATCGCTACCCGCACAATGTGCTATGTGCGGGGGTCGATCTGAACCGTAACTTTCCCTACCACTGGATGGAGGGTGGCGCTTCCCAGGTACCTTGCAACGATATATACGCGGGACCGGAACCAGCATCCGAGATTGAAACTCGTAATACGATCGAGTACTATGCAACGATCGCCGACCGGATTGAGTTCCATCTACAATTCCATTCTTACGGTCAGTACATTCTACTGCCGTACGGATACCAAGACGCCGACTATCCCGAAAACTATCCCGACCAGATGGAAATAGCGGAGGCTGCCGCGATCGGATTTGCCAGCCGTTACAATACAGCCTACACCTTCGGTACCATTGCGGATGTGTTGT ATGTCGATTCGGGATCCACAACCGATTGGGCGCACGGTTATCATCGAACCCCGCTGTCGATGTGCTTCGAGTTCCGCGATAATGGCCCGTACGGGTTCGTACTGCCGGCGGACCAAATCATTCCCAATTCCCAAGAGACCCTCGATGCGCTGATAGCTATGCTTGCCAAAGCCAAAACAATGGGCTACTTCCAACG AATCATTAACAAAGAACGTCCCGCACGTAAAAAGGCGGAAGGGTTTGGATGGGACGACTATCACACGCTGGAAGAAATTTATGCCTGGGTCGATGAAATGGTCAATCAGTACAGCTCCGTACTGTCGGTGGAAACGATCGGTCAAACATACGAAAAGCGTGACATGAAGGTGATCAAGCTTTCCTACAAGCCGGGCAATCAGGGTATTTTTATCGATGCGAACATTCACGCACGCGAATGGATCACCTCGGCCTCCATCACGTGGATACTGAACGAGCTGCTCACCTCGGAAGATGTTCGTGTGCGGCACATTGCGGAAAACTACGACTGGTACATAGTGCCCGTTGCTAATCCGGATGGATTTGCCTACACGCACACCACG GAACGCTTGTGGCGCAAAACAAGGACTCAACACAACCTGCTGTGTTACGGAACCGATCCCAACCGTAACTTTAATCATCAATGGAATA ATGGTGGAACATCTACGACGCCATGTTCGGACACGTACTCCGGTACGGCACCGGAATCCGAGATTGAAGTAAGCAATTTAACTTCGTTCATCCGTTCGATTGCTGCCAACGTCAAACTCTCGCTGTCGATACACTCGCGCGGCCAGTACGTGCTCTTCCCATTCGGTTACAATAATGCACCACGTGCGTACAACTATCAAGATCTGCTGCAGATCGGACAACGTGCCTCGGTGGACATGTACAAGCTGTACAATAAGCCGTATCGTGTAGGAACAACGGCAGATGTCCTGT ATGTTGCGTCGGGCATTTCGGTTGATTGGGCCTTCGCCGTGGCCGGCATACCACTGAGCTACACGTTCGAATTGCGCGATCAGGTTGAGTTTGGCTTCATTCTGCCGGCCGATCAGATTGTTCCGAATGCTGAGGAACTGCTGGAAGCGTTTGTCGCTATGATCGATGAGGCGAAGATTTTGGGCTATATGTGA
- the LOC128715343 gene encoding zinc carboxypeptidase-like yields MWFKLTLLLLAAIASGGSAEQARFDNYRVYEVSIETERQLQTLQHLELNPDGYNFWESPVQTNMRLSIVVPPHKFAHFEEITTALALKTRLQIEDFQKVIDNERPNRSTRATFGWTDYYTVDEIYAWMDEIVAQNPTILSGTVYGRSFEGRDLKAVKLSHKAGNPGIFIEANIHAREWISSATATWLLNELLTSTNPAVQNLAQNYDWYFIMVANPDGLTYTKTTNRQWRKTRQPVNDLCVGTDPNRNFDYMWMNGGASSVPCSDTFAGPSAFSEPETRAMADYYATIADRINIQFSFHSYGQYLLTPFGYTGAPLPSNEADLQRIATVTAAAIQATYGTRYTYGNSASVLYTTSGSTVDYFVGVHGTRLGYTFEFRDTGATGFVLPANQIIPNAEETLNGIIAFVAEARTLGYV; encoded by the exons ATGTGGTTCAAGCTAACGTTGCTGCTATTGGCCGCGATTGCCAGCGGTGGATCGGCCGAACAGGCCCGGTTCGACAACTATCGCGTGTACGAGGTGTCGATCGAAACCGAACGCCAGCTGCAAACGCTGCAGCACCTCGAACTGAATCCCGATGGCTACAACTTCTGGGAATCGCCCGTGCAGACCAACATGCGCCTCAGCATCGTGGTTCCTCCGCACAAGTTTGCCCACTTCGAAGAGATTACGACGGCCCTTGCCTTGAAGACGCGTCTGCAGATCGAAGACTTCCAGAA AGTGATCGACAATGAGCGTCCGAATCGCAGCACTCGTGCTACCTTCGGGTGGACCGATTACTACACCGTCGATGAGATCTACGCCTGGATGGATGAGATCGTGGCCCAGAACCCCACCATCCTTTCCGGTACGGTGTACGGCCGATCGTTTGAGGGCCGTGATCTGAAGGCCGTCAAGTTGTCGCACAAGGCTGGAAACCCGGGTATCTTCATCGAGGCCAACATTCATGCCCGCGAATGGATCTCGTCCGCTACTGCGACGTGGCTGCTAAACGAACTGCTCACCTCGACCAACCCCGCTGTGCAGAATTTGGCCCAGAACTACGATTGGTACTTCATCATGGTTGCTAATCCTGATGGTTTGACCTACACCAAGACCACC AACCGACAATGGCGCAAGACCCGTCAACCGGTCAATGATCTCTGCGTTGGTACTGATCCTAACCGCAACTTTGACTACATGTGGATGA ATGGTGGAGCTTCGTCCGTGCCCTGCTCAGACACCTTCGCTGGCCCGTCGGCTTTCTCCGAGCCAGAAACGAGGGCTATGGCTGATTACTATGCCACGATCGCTGATAGAATTAACATCCAGTTTTCGTTCCACTCCTACGGCCAGTACCTGTTGACACCGTTCGGATACACTGGTGCTCCGCTGCCGTCCAATGAAGCCGACTTGCAACGCATTGCCACTGTTACTGCTGCAGCCATCCAGGCTACCTATGGAACTCGCTACACTTACGGAAACAGTGCCAGCGTCTTGT ACACCACCTCCGGAAGCACGGTAGACTACTTCGTGGGAGTGCACGGCACCAGACTGGGATACACCTTCGAGTTCCGTGACACCGGTGCGACTGGATTCGTCCTTCCTGCCAACCAGATCATTCCTAACGCCGAGGAAACGCTCAACGGAATCATTGCCTTCGTTGCCGAAGCTAGAACACTTGGATACGTCTaa